One Intestinimonas butyriciproducens genomic window, TCGGAGGCCTTTATGATCCTCATGAATCTGTGGGTGGGCGTTTTCTCCTCCACGCGGGAGGATTTTATGTCCAAAATGCACTTTTTGAAGGATCTTACCGACCATATGGGTCTGCCCGTTCTGGACGACCACCTGCTCTCGGTCTGCCAGGTCTATTACGAACGCATCCTCGCCCTCTCCTCCCAGCCCCCTCCGCCGGAGGTGGGGATGCCCTCCGCTTCAGGCAGCGCTCTCCCTGCGCAGGGAGGCGCTCACCGGCCTGGACCGTGAGCTGCCCCAGCCCGGCATTCGCGTCCCCGTGCGAAAAAATCCCGGCTCTGCCCGCCGGGATTTTTCTCCTCCGATTACATACCAACCGTCGGTATTTAAACTGAAAGGAGTCTTCCCTATGCCTGTTCCCCGTCTCTTTACCCGCGACTTTACCCTGATGACCGTGGGTCAGATCATATCTCTGTTTGGAAACGCCATCCTCCGCTTTGCCCTCTCTCTCCATGTGTTGGCGCTGACCGGCTCAGCTGCTGTTTTCGGCGGCATTTTGGCTCTCTCCATGGTCCCCACCGCGCTGCTCTCCCCGTTAGGCGGTATTCTGGCCGACCGGCTGCCCCGGGCACGCATCATGGTGATCCTGGACTTCTCCACCTGTGCGTGCATCCTTGTCTTCGACGCGCTTTTTGCCCGCTCGGGCAATCTGGCCGCCGTCACGCTCTTTATGGTGCTTCTTTCCCTCATTCAGGCGGTCTATCAGCCCTCTGTCCAGGCCAGCGTCCCCGCCCTGGTTGCGGAGGATCGCCTGAACGCCGCCAACGGTGTTGTGCTCCAGGTACAGGCGCTGGCCGGGCTGCTGGGCCCCATCCTCGGGGGCATTCTCATGGGCTTTTTGGGGTTCTATCCGATTCTGGCCGTCTCCGCCGGATGCTTTTTCGGCTCCGCCGTGCTGGAGCTCTTTCTCCACATCCCCTTTACGCCCCAGCCCCGTACCGCGCCCCTCCTGGCCCAGGCCAGGGACGACCTGGCCGTTGCCTTCCGCTTTCTCTCCCGGGACTACCCTGCCCTCCTTCGGCTGTTGGGTATCGTGGCCCTCATCAATCTGTTTCTCTCCTCCCTCTTTACCGTAGGCCTGCCCTATCTGGTCAAGGTCCACCTGGGCCTCTCCGACCAGCTCTACGGGCTGGCCGAGGCGGCCCTGGGCCTGGGCTCCATCCTGGGCGGCCTTCTCTCCGCCGCCCCCGTGGGGCAAATCCCTTTCGAATCCTCCCACCGCTATCTTCTGTGCAACGCACTGCTCCTGCTCCCCGTCGCCGTTGCCCTGGTCCTTCCGGTCCCGCCCCTGCTCTCCTATGGCGCGCTCCTGCTCTGCATGGGGCTGGGCCTCACCTGTGCCGCACTCTTCACCATCTCGGCGCAGACCTTTCTTCAAATGCAGACCCCCGCCCCGCTGCTGGGCAAAGTGGGCGCTCTGGTCACCACGGTCTCCGTCTGTGCAATGCCGGCGGGCCAGGCCCTGTACGGCGTGCTGTTCGATGTCCTGGCGCCCGTACCCTGGCTGGCGGTCCTCCTGGGCGGCGGGGCCACCTTCCTGCTGGCACTGGCCGCCCGTGGCGCGCTGTCGCGGAGCGTCCGTATTGCTTAGGGCCTGTTTGTATATTCGCAATATGCCCGGCACCGAGGGGTCCTTGCCCTCCCGGGCGCCGGTTTACCGCAGGGGACGGATTTCAATTGCAGGGGGAAACGGCGCCTTCCAGGGCGCAAAAGGTCCGGTGTCGGGCGTGTTTGCAGTTTTAACCAGACCTCAGGCCCTATTCCTTCATTTTTACGCCGGCTTCGGCCTCTTTTCTTCTTGTCTTTGCCCGGGAAATACGGTATACTGAATTGTAACCTGAATCACGCCCCTGCGGCGAGTCGGATAAAGAATCGGAGATGACAGAATGGAACTGAAAAACTTTGACGCGATCCTGGAGCGCGTCCCGAAGATGTCCCGCCCCATGCGGGTGATCCTGGCCGGTTCTGACGGTGAGAACATGCTCAAGGGCATCTTCGCCGCCCAGGAGAAGGGCCTTGTGCAGCCTGTGCTGGTGGGCGACCGCGCCCGCACCATGACGGTGCTGGAGCAGTTCGGTCTGGAGAAGGAACCCTACACCATGGTGGATACCCCTCCCGGACACAACATTACCCAGGCGGCCATCGACATCATCAACTCCGGAGACGGAGATGTTCTGATGCGGGGCAACATCCCCACCCGTGATTTTCTGATGCCGGTGCTGGACGGCAAAAACGGCCTGCGGACCGAGCGGCTGATGAGCCATGTCTCCCTGTGCTCTCTGCCCGAGTACCCCAAGCTGCTGGCCCTTTCTGACATGACCGTGGTCATCCATCCCAATATGACTCAGAAAAAGGCCATCATCAAGAATACCGCCGATGCCCTGAAGGCCTTCGGCTATGAGGATCCCAAGCTGGCTCTGCTGTCCCTGGTGGAGAACGTGACCTTCCACATGCAGGACACGGTGGAGGCCCAGCGTCTGGTCGCCGAGCAGAAGCAAAAGCCCTTTGCCGACTGTGAGCTGTGGGGTCCCATCTCCTACGATCTCATTCTCAGCAAGGAGGCCGCCCGCCTGAAGCACTATGACTGTCCCTGGAGCGGCGGCGGTTTTGACGGCATCATCGCCCCCGACCTGTCCACCGCCAACACGCTGGTCAAGAGTTGGCTCATCCATGCCCATGCCGTCACCTGCGGCGCAGTGGTGGGCGCCAAAGTGCCCATCGCCCTCACCAGCCGCAGCGCCAATGAGGAGGAGACCTATCTCTCCCTGGTGTTCTGTGCCGTGCTGGACGCTTGGCGGAAGCAGAACCGAGCCGCCGAGTAAGTCTCTCCCGGGAAAAGCCCGCGCCTTCTTTCAGCAATTGCAAACGCCCGTCCGGCTAAAGCCGGACGGGCGTTTTTTATCTCCTCCCGGAGCTTGCGGGATGGAAACCCTCCCGTCTGCCCCATCGTTTTCCGATTTCGCAGATCACCACGGGAGCCACGGCCAAAGCCAGTACGCAGGCCCACTCCGCCGCATCCAGGGGCACTGTGTCGAACACCAACTGCAAAGGCGGCAGGCACAGCACGGCGAGCTGCATGGCCATGCCCACCAGAAATGCCTTGTTCATGGCCTTGTTGGAAAAGATCCCGATGTGCAGCAGGGAGTGGTGCTCGCTGCGCACGTCGAAGGCATGGAAGAGCTGACACATGGTCAGCGTGGCGAAGGCCATGGTGTTGGCCACTCCATCCGCCGTGCCCGGCGTACCGAGCACATACTCCCCCAGCATATAGGCCGCAAGGGTAAGGAGCCCCACCATGGCCCCCTGCCAGGCCAGGCGGAACGCGAACCCATGGGCAAAAAGGCTCTCGTGGGCGGCCCGGGGCCTCTCCTTCATGATCCCTTCCTCTACCGGCTCCATTCCCAGAGCCAGTGCGGGCAGGGAGTCCGTGACCAGATTGAGCCACAGCAGCTGCACCGGCACCAGCGGCATCTGCGCAAAGTCCAGCACCGTGGCAAAAAAGATGGTGATGATCTCTCCAATGTTGCAGGAGAGCAGATAATGGATGGCCTTTTTGATGTTGGCGTAGATCCCCCGGCCCTGCTCCACCGCGGAAACGATGGTGGCAAAATTGTCGTCGGTCAGGATCATATCGGATGCGCCTTTCGCCACGTCGGTACCGGACAGGCCCATGGCGCATCCGATATCGGCGGCCTTGAGGGCCGGGGCGTCATTCACCCCGTCCCCCGTCATGGCCACGACCTTGCCCCGCTTCTGCCAGGCTTTCACGATTCGCATCTTGTGCTCCGGGGACACGCGGGCGTAAACTGAGAATTTCTCTACGTCCTGCTCCAGCATCTCCTGGGGCATGAAGTCCAGGTCCTCCCCGGTGACCGCCAGGTCTCCGGGCCGGAAGATCCCCAACTCCTTGGCGATGGCCAGAGCCGTCAGCCGGTGATCTCCGGTGATCATGACGGGGCGGATGCCCGCCCCATAGCACTGCTCCACGGCCCGCTTCACCTCGGGCCGCGGCGGATCCATCATCCCCGCAAGCCCCACAAAGGTGAGCCCCCGCTCCAGAACATCGGAGTCCAGCCGCTCGGGCAGTGCGGGAATATCCTGATAGGCCGTTCCCAGCACCCGAAGGGCCCGCTGTGCCATATCCTCATTGGCGCGGAGGATGTCCCGGCGCAGGGGGCCGTTGAGGGGCGTCTTCCCCACCCGCCCCAAGGCGGTCCTGCACCGGTCCAGGAGCACGTCCGGGGCCCCCTTTACCATTACCCGAAACCCGCCCCCTGCCAAGGGATGGACCGTGCTCATCAGCTTCCGCTCCGAATCGAAAGGGAGCTCCGCCCGCCGGGGCTGGCTCCACTCCAGCTCATTCTTGTCCAGCCCTTCCCGCCAGGCCGCTGCCGCCAACGCGGCCTCGGTGGGATCCCCGGCGGTGGCGATCTCTCCGCCGGGGCTGTAGGTGAGCACCGTGTCGTTGCACAGCGCCCCAATGGTCAGACACTCCTGCCTGTGCCGGCCGCCGATGGTCCATATGTCCACCACCGTCATCTTGTTCTGCGTGAGGGTACCTGTTTTGTCCGAGCAGATGACCCCGGCGCAGCCCAGAGTCTCTACCGCGGGGAGACGCTTGACGATGGCGCCCCGCTTTACCATCCGCTGCACCCCCAGAGCCAGCACGATGGTAACAATGGCCGGGAGTCCCTCGGGTATGGCCGCCACCGCCAGGGAGACCGCAGTCATAAACATGTCCAGCAGTTCCTTGCCCTGGAGAAGTCCTACGCCGAACATTACCGCGCACACGCACAGGCAGACGAACGAGAGCGTCTTGGAGATCTCCGCCATCTTTCGCTGGAGGGGGGTCTCTCCATCTCCCTCTTCCATCAGCATTCCGGCAATGCGCCCCACTTCCGTGTCCATCCCCGTGCCCGTGACCACACAAGTGCAGTTTCCTCCTGTGATCACCGTGGCGGAAAGGAGCATGTTTCTCCGGTCCCCCAGCGGGGTATCCGCGGGCAGGGCTCCACATGCCTCCTTGCTCACAGGAACCGACTCCCCCGTCATGGAGGACTCGTCTGCCTTGAGGCTGTGCGCCTCCAGCACCCGGGCGTCGGCGGGCACCAGGTCCCCGGCCTCCAGTTGAAGGATATCCCCCGGGACCAGAAGGGCCGTCTCCACCCGGCGTAGCCCCCCGTCCCGTATCACCTTGGCCAGAGGGGCCGACATATTCCGCAGGGCCTCCAGGGCCTTTTCGGCGCTGTCCTCCTGGGAGATGGAGATGATGGCGTTGACCACCACGATGACCAGAATGATCACTGCGTCAATCCAGTCCTCCCCGCCGCTCGCCAGCAGGGAGAGTATCGCGGCGGCGAGCAGGACCAGGATCATCGGGTCCCGCATCTGGGCCAGAAAACGTCTGAGCATCCCCTCCGGCTCTTGGTGCTCCAGCTCGTTGCGGCCATACCGCCCCAGCCGTTTTCCGGCTTCCGCCTCCGAAAGGCCCGATCTCCTGCCGGTTCCCAGCTCTTTGAGCACCTCCTCGGTGCGCTTTGCATGCCACGCGCTCATAAGTACCGTCTCCTCTTTTCCACATTCTGGTTGTCCCAAAGTATAGCGCCCCGCTTGTCCCCTTTCCAAGGGAAGCGTGACGGACGATTGTGGTCATAAATAAGAGGGACGGCGCATAGACGCATCAAAAAACCGGACGGACAGCTCTTGCTGTCCGTCCGGTCATCTTTATCTTCTTAGCCCACCGGAGTAGCGGTAGGGACGGGTGTTCCCGTCTCCACAGGGGCATCGGTGGCCGCAGGGGCGTCCTCGGCCTCAGCGGCGGCGGTCATGGTCTGCCGGAGCTCCGCAAGGGTATCGTAGAAAGCCTGCACGTCCAAGCCGTCCAGCGCCTCGGTGCGCTCCACCTTGGCCTCCTCCATCCACTGGTCCACCAGCTCGTTCATCTTTATGTCCGCGTACTTGCTCTGGCCGGCCTCATTGTCGGCATCCAGACGGAGGATGATATGGTAGCCGTAGTCGCTCTGGATGGGCTGGCTGATCTCCCCCACCGCCAGCGCGGCGGTGCCCTCCTCAAACTCGGTCACCATCTCGCCCGGGCCAAAGGTATAGCCGTCGGCTCCGCCGTTCACATTTCCGCTGGAATCCACATCCTCGCTGTTCTCATTCATCAGTTCTTCAAAGCGGGTCATGGGGTCCTCCGCCACCGTGATCTCATCATAGAGCGCGTTGGCTTTCTCCAGGGCGGATGCCATACCGTCGTCGGTCACGTTACCGGACTCGTCGGTGACAGGGACCGCCTTGATGAGGATATGTTTGGCGTGGAGCACGCCTGCTGCGTCGATCTTTTCCCCGTCGGGAGCCTCCGTGCCCTTAGTCCCATAGAGCCCCTGCCGCAGATTCTGGAAAAGATAGGAGACCTCGTTGATGTGGAAAAAGCTGTTTTCCGACAGGCCCATATAGGCCAGGAACCGGACATATTCCGCGTCCGTCTTTGCAGCTATCTCAGGATCGGGGCTGGCGGACTCGCCGTCGGAGGCGGCGCCAACCCCCATCTGGGCGGCCAGACTGGACTTCAACTGGGACAGTTGCGCTTCGTAGTCGGCCTCATTTGCCTCGTTCCAACCCATTTTCAGCTCTTCCGCGTGATTGCGTACCACCTGATAGAGGGTCGCGTTTTCCACCGCGCTGTCCAGATAATATGACCCCAGCGTCTGCCCGCTGCCCATATCCATAGAGAGGTCGGTCATCCCCCATTGAGCATACTGATCTGCAGAATAGGTGACCCAATAGAGGAGCTCTTCCGCCGGCACACCTGCACCGTCCACAGTGATGAGGGGGGTGTCCTTGGCGATCCCCGCCGCCTCCAGAATCACGTCCTCCGGCACCCCCTCGGGCAGGGGGATCGGGGTGGGAGTAGCGGTGGCCGCCCCGCTGGAGCAGCTCGCCAGAGAGGCGGCCAGAACCAGCCCCGCGGTGACCGCGCTGAGCATCTTTGTTCCAAATTTCATTTCATAACTCTCCTTAACCGTCGCAATAGACGCTTTTCAATATACCACCCTTTTTCCAAAAACACAACGGGAAAGCCGTCAAGTTCATGTTTTCTTTACACAGCACAGTTCGCTTGGAGACGCCGGCACACAAATCCGCCCCGCCCTTTCTTTCTCTCACGCTTCAAATTGCACAAGATATCCCCTGTGTCCATAAGTGTGTTTTTTACACCCTCACAATCGACGCTTGCAAATAATGGCTTTTTGATGTATGATAAAAAATATACAAGGGGGATTGGTGAGCCCTATTTTCCTGAGCGGAGCCGGCGCACTCTGCATACAGGAAATGTATATTTTACTCCACCCTGTATATATGAGTTTATACCGGTTTATCTGAATATTTTTTGAAAGTTTCAGATGCACGGAATGGGAACACACGCGCGGTTGGCAGTGCCATAACCCCGGCTCACCAGCAATTAGAAATGGGGGAGAGAGATGCTTCTTGATAAAGCAAGCGCGAAGCCACTCTATGTTCAAATGGAAGAGTTATTTTGGGGGAAATTGGATTCTGGTGAGTGGAGCCCCGGAGCTCTGATCCCTTCCGAAAATGAATTGAGCCATATGTACGGCATCAGCCGCACCACGGTGCGCAACGTCATCACGAAGCTGGTGCAGGAAGAGGTTCTTTTCCGTATCCCAGGCAAGGGCACCTATGTCGCCGAGCCCAAGATCGTGGCGCAGTCTCTGTCCTACGCTGGAATTCGGGAGCAGTTGGAAAAAATGGGCTATGAGGTCTCCACCCGGGTCCTGTCTATCACGAAAGAGACGCTGGACAAAAAGACCTTTGCCAAATTTTCCGGGATCAAAAGTCCTGTCTTTTTTGTGGTCCGCCGGCTGCGGTATCTCAAAAAGACTCCTCTTAGCGTGCACACTTCCTATATTCCCGCCGAACTGTGCCCGGATCTGGGGCGTCATGACATCGCCACAGAGCAGATGTGCACCATCTTGAGTCAGGACTACGGCCTGCACCGGGCAAAGACCATAGAGACGCTGGAGTCCGTCCCCGCCACCGCCCACGAAGCGGATCTCCTCAATATTGCGCCCGGCCAGCCCCTTCTTCTCTTACAGGATGTGATTCAGAACGAGGACGGCCTGACTTTTGAATACAGCAAGGTCGCCTTTCGGGGGGAAAAAATCAAAATTACGCTGGAGTTTTAACTTCGGTTTCGCACGCGGAAAACCCCGCCTGCATCCAGAGGATGCAGGCGGGGTTTTCCGCGTAAACAAGGTC contains:
- a CDS encoding MFS transporter, which translates into the protein MPVPRLFTRDFTLMTVGQIISLFGNAILRFALSLHVLALTGSAAVFGGILALSMVPTALLSPLGGILADRLPRARIMVILDFSTCACILVFDALFARSGNLAAVTLFMVLLSLIQAVYQPSVQASVPALVAEDRLNAANGVVLQVQALAGLLGPILGGILMGFLGFYPILAVSAGCFFGSAVLELFLHIPFTPQPRTAPLLAQARDDLAVAFRFLSRDYPALLRLLGIVALINLFLSSLFTVGLPYLVKVHLGLSDQLYGLAEAALGLGSILGGLLSAAPVGQIPFESSHRYLLCNALLLLPVAVALVLPVPPLLSYGALLLCMGLGLTCAALFTISAQTFLQMQTPAPLLGKVGALVTTVSVCAMPAGQALYGVLFDVLAPVPWLAVLLGGGATFLLALAARGALSRSVRIA
- a CDS encoding calcium-translocating P-type ATPase, PMCA-type — its product is MSAWHAKRTEEVLKELGTGRRSGLSEAEAGKRLGRYGRNELEHQEPEGMLRRFLAQMRDPMILVLLAAAILSLLASGGEDWIDAVIILVIVVVNAIISISQEDSAEKALEALRNMSAPLAKVIRDGGLRRVETALLVPGDILQLEAGDLVPADARVLEAHSLKADESSMTGESVPVSKEACGALPADTPLGDRRNMLLSATVITGGNCTCVVTGTGMDTEVGRIAGMLMEEGDGETPLQRKMAEISKTLSFVCLCVCAVMFGVGLLQGKELLDMFMTAVSLAVAAIPEGLPAIVTIVLALGVQRMVKRGAIVKRLPAVETLGCAGVICSDKTGTLTQNKMTVVDIWTIGGRHRQECLTIGALCNDTVLTYSPGGEIATAGDPTEAALAAAAWREGLDKNELEWSQPRRAELPFDSERKLMSTVHPLAGGGFRVMVKGAPDVLLDRCRTALGRVGKTPLNGPLRRDILRANEDMAQRALRVLGTAYQDIPALPERLDSDVLERGLTFVGLAGMMDPPRPEVKRAVEQCYGAGIRPVMITGDHRLTALAIAKELGIFRPGDLAVTGEDLDFMPQEMLEQDVEKFSVYARVSPEHKMRIVKAWQKRGKVVAMTGDGVNDAPALKAADIGCAMGLSGTDVAKGASDMILTDDNFATIVSAVEQGRGIYANIKKAIHYLLSCNIGEIITIFFATVLDFAQMPLVPVQLLWLNLVTDSLPALALGMEPVEEGIMKERPRAAHESLFAHGFAFRLAWQGAMVGLLTLAAYMLGEYVLGTPGTADGVANTMAFATLTMCQLFHAFDVRSEHHSLLHIGIFSNKAMNKAFLVGMAMQLAVLCLPPLQLVFDTVPLDAAEWACVLALAVAPVVICEIGKRWGRREGFHPASSGRR
- a CDS encoding peptidylprolyl isomerase; the protein is MKFGTKMLSAVTAGLVLAASLASCSSGAATATPTPIPLPEGVPEDVILEAAGIAKDTPLITVDGAGVPAEELLYWVTYSADQYAQWGMTDLSMDMGSGQTLGSYYLDSAVENATLYQVVRNHAEELKMGWNEANEADYEAQLSQLKSSLAAQMGVGAASDGESASPDPEIAAKTDAEYVRFLAYMGLSENSFFHINEVSYLFQNLRQGLYGTKGTEAPDGEKIDAAGVLHAKHILIKAVPVTDESGNVTDDGMASALEKANALYDEITVAEDPMTRFEELMNENSEDVDSSGNVNGGADGYTFGPGEMVTEFEEGTAALAVGEISQPIQSDYGYHIILRLDADNEAGQSKYADIKMNELVDQWMEEAKVERTEALDGLDVQAFYDTLAELRQTMTAAAEAEDAPAATDAPVETGTPVPTATPVG
- a CDS encoding GntR family transcriptional regulator produces the protein MEELFWGKLDSGEWSPGALIPSENELSHMYGISRTTVRNVITKLVQEEVLFRIPGKGTYVAEPKIVAQSLSYAGIREQLEKMGYEVSTRVLSITKETLDKKTFAKFSGIKSPVFFVVRRLRYLKKTPLSVHTSYIPAELCPDLGRHDIATEQMCTILSQDYGLHRAKTIETLESVPATAHEADLLNIAPGQPLLLLQDVIQNEDGLTFEYSKVAFRGEKIKITLEF
- a CDS encoding phosphate acyltransferase, translated to MELKNFDAILERVPKMSRPMRVILAGSDGENMLKGIFAAQEKGLVQPVLVGDRARTMTVLEQFGLEKEPYTMVDTPPGHNITQAAIDIINSGDGDVLMRGNIPTRDFLMPVLDGKNGLRTERLMSHVSLCSLPEYPKLLALSDMTVVIHPNMTQKKAIIKNTADALKAFGYEDPKLALLSLVENVTFHMQDTVEAQRLVAEQKQKPFADCELWGPISYDLILSKEAARLKHYDCPWSGGGFDGIIAPDLSTANTLVKSWLIHAHAVTCGAVVGAKVPIALTSRSANEEETYLSLVFCAVLDAWRKQNRAAE